ATGGAAACCGAGCGTCGCCCGGCCTCGGCATTATGGAGGTCATTAGAGGTCATTGGTCACCTTTACAAGAGTAACTCAGTGGAGTGAGCCAAGCCTGAGAGCGGAGGGTTTGAGAGAAATGGAAGAAGTGAGGAGAGCCAGTAGAGAGAACTCCTTTTGAGGAGTTTTActggaaaagaaagcaaggaaatcTAGTTTTCCAGTAGCTTCTCGATGGATGGACGGTTTATTGAAAGCCTAGGGAGGCACTGAGCCCGGGTGGGAGAGGAGCTGAAGCCCAGgagaaaccacatcctcagtgcCCAGTGTTGACTGAGAACACGGCTTGGCCCATTGTGGCTTCTTGGGCACACAAGACGACATGAACTAGGCCTGGAGGATCCCAAAGCAAGGCTCGTCTGCCTAGGGGACAAGGCTGGCTCTGGATCTGCTCACCAGACTTAGGCGTTTTCTGCATGTAATTGTGAAGCTGGGAATCCCTCAGGCCTGCGGTACCAAGCAGAGGGCTGCCTTATGCCTTTGGTTCTGTCCCCTCGAGGACACGGATCAAATGTGCAATGAATCATTTACTGAAAGGAGAAGTATAGGTGACACTTAGGTGACAGAGCTACAACGCTGCCAGTGAGGTAAGGCTACTCGTTGAGATCAGCGCACAGAGGATCAGAGAAGAGACACACAAAATCAGCTCCAAGAGGCAAAGATGGCTTCCGGCCAGCTTTACCTCACCGTATTACTTTCCACTGACCCGATTGGTTTGTTAACATTCTGATGGAAAGAGATTGTCGGTCATGGGGAGGATGGAAAAAGAAGTCGGAAAAAGATGAGTCAGAAAGTTAACATTGGTGAGGCCCACTCCTGATTTGAAAAAATACCCTCAGAATACACAGGATCAGTGGTGGTTAAGACTCACCCCTCACGGTGACGTTCACCACCTGGCTCTGCACAGGGCCGTAGCTGTTGTCGGCTGTGCAGTAGAATCCCCCGCTGTGGCTCCCTGGGACGACTGGGatctccagctctgctctctgggaatGCTGCGTCTTCCTCCCTAGAGTCTCCGATGTGTCCTCTCTGTGCCAGGAGAATGTGGTGACCCCTGTGCCTTCAGCCACGGAGCAGACAAGGACCAGCATCTCCCCCTCAATTGCCTGGCCTCCTGGGGGCTGAGTCTCCAAGGAGACCTGAGACACAGGGACCCCTGCGGGAACAGGAGCAGCAGCTGAGGGCCAGGTGTGGGGAAGGCAGGACTGGTTTCAGATAGAGTCACTTTTCACGCGACTTAAGGTGTCCTCCGTTAGCGGATACTAGTGCTGTGATCAATGGACTATGGATTTTGAATCTAGAACATCACTAAATGTGCTAACCCTTCCGGCCTAACACACAAAGCCCCAGGAGAGAAAAATCGACCACTCCTGGAGAAGCATTTGAGCTCTGTCTGACCTAGCTGGTGGTCTGAATTGTTTCGAGAGATAGGTAATAGAAATAGTGGTTGTTATGGGACTCAGCTGGACCACACCTGATTCCTGAAGTCCTGGGTTGATACCTAAGACaagatgatatttttctttttgggctgattgactatttttatttaatatcaggGGAAAAAATAGGCCACCATGTAAGGGACATACAAGTTTTTGGTCCCTTAAGAAGAAAATTTCTTTGAGAAGGCAATGTTTAATGAAACTGGCCCTCTCAtttctgggtacagtggcacatgcctgtaatcccagaaactcaggaggctgaggcaggaggattgcaagttctagccagcctgggaaacttagcaagaccctgccttagaaacaaacaaaagaacaacaacaacaacaacaacaacaacaacaacaaatcctgGCCCTTTTTTGCATTCTGTCTTTACTAACTCTTCTAAAGAAATACAAGTCCAATTCCAATCACCTGTAAACATAGACAAGATGGTATTTAGTGTATTTCCCTTTGTATGCATGTCTCCCTCACCTCTGCAGCACACCTCACAGACAGTAtattgtttttttgctattgattaGGAAGAGGTGGGTATTTGTCTTCTAAATAGTTTGCCCTGGGTTCTGGCATGCTGGATCTGCCAACTCAATAACAGGGAACCtcgttttcttgttttttaacccCAGATCTTGAATTGAACTCCATGCATCAGCTCTATCACTCCAACATGAAAGAGTTTGAAAGGAAGACTAAGTTGTTAGGGAAATGAAGGTAGAAATGAAATCccctatttcttttattatatagTTCCTTGATTCTTACTTTAAGCCTGAGCCCCTATCAGAATGACAAAACGAATCTCTTTTGGATAGTCCCTATACCCACGGGCCAGAAGGAGCCCAGAGATGTGGGAAAGATGCCTCAGTCCCACCCAGCCCCCTGGCCCTGCCTACTTACTCTGTACCAGGATCTCCCGGGGGGAGCTGAGCTTCTGGATGCTGCTGGTCACAGTTGCAGCCCCACATCTATACCTTCCCGAGTCTTCTCTCCAGATGGTGGGGATCTGGAGCCCTGAGAAGTTGCTCCAACTTGACAGGACGATCCTGTCATCTCTGAAGAAGATGAAATGAAGAGGGGTGTCCAGTCTCTCTGGAGGAAGATGCGTTTCACAGCTCAGGTTTACAGAGTTCCCTTCTGTAGGCTGAAGGGCTGTGACCTTCAGGTTCGGACGTGGAAATAGTtctagagagaaaaggaaaatcaagttCTGAGCAGGAGGGTATTTAGCACTCTGGGAGGAACAGGCTTGGATTCTCTGTCCCCGGAAACTTCAGACATACAAGATTAAATGTATCAAGCTCTCgattatgtttttctttcctaggACAATTCAAGTCCAATCACTCCACTTTCTCTGCCTCTGGGAGGGACTCATAAGTCTCCAGTATTCAGGGTTCCAATATTCCCCTATAAATCCCTCCTGCCCAGTTTCTCCACCCTGACATTACTAAATGAATCTATAGGAAATGAAGGATTTACCTTTAATTCCAATATATTTGGTAGCTGACGTATCTGCCGATTTTTTGTTCCTAAATCTAATGCATTGATAAAAGCCACTGTTATTTAAACTTGCTCTTGGGATAAAAAGATCCAAGCTTTTGTTAGAAACCAGAAGGACTTTTCCATTCCAAGTGTATTTCACGGAGGTCAgcttctcttttcccctttgctGGCATCTCAGAACCAATATGTCTCCTTCAAACACAGAATAAGGAGCCTGTAGGATTAAGGAGCCTGGAAACAACACAGAGATAAGATACCATCATTCAGGACACTACCTCCTTTTCCCCTGCCCCTTCAATTACAAaggctttattgttttctttctgccCCCATCAGAAGTTAATCTCCTGACCAAAGTCTATTCATTTCCTCCCAACTCAGTGAGGCATTCTTCAGATACAACTCCTAAACAAATTCTAAACACATGTATTCAATCATTTAAGGACAGATTCAAAATGTAAGGACTTTAATATGGAGAAGAAAAACCAAAGAAGGTGTGATCAAAATCTCTGTCATCATACAATAGAGCAAAAATCAACACCAGTCTGCTCACTAAATCTCCTAGCAGGTGCTATCAAAGAGGAAGCCTTTGGAGAAATATGCAAGGAATCATGGCAGTGCATTGGGGGATGCTAGAGAGAAGAACTATTTTCAGAGACACAAGGTTAGGTTCGATTGATTGTGAATGTGGTCCTCTGTGGAAATTTTCCTGCTGTGCAGGCTGTGACTTGAGGTTAGCTGTATCAATTCCATCTTAGATCCTGAATACCTCCTCCTAGAGAGCCACGTCTGTGAAGGGGATCCAGAACATTATGTGTAAATGAGGTAGAATTGCACGGGAAGGGATATGGGCATTTTGCAAAATGgagatgaaaaaatagaaaggaagaagggacagaTACCAGGACAGGCAGGGATGAAAGGCCAGAGGTTTGAAATCTCTGACTTTCTCCTTCATGCTCAGCATGTCCGTGTGTGTGATTTCTCCCCTGTGAGGCTGTGAAGTTCCACAGGGTAGCATCTCAGACAGCTTCCTCTTCGTATTgactaaacaaacaaatttccTGGACAATGTAAATGTGTGAGAATGTATGCTGATTAATATGAAGCATTTCAACTCGAATTTCAAgtgaaaaacatttgcagacAACGAGGAAGAGTGTAAAACTGTAAGCAGCTAAGGctaagggagagagaggaaggaaggacccCAGTGCTTAAAAACTGCAGAGAGCTACGATCTTAACCAGTTCACCTTCTCTCTCACCTGTAGAAAAGGTCAAGGATACAGGGTCACTTAGAAGTGAGCCCTGGACCTTGCATCTGTAAGTTCCCGATTCACGGACTTGCAGGGTATCTCCTGGGGTTTCTCTTCGTGTTGTGTGTCCATATTTCCCGTaccattctgttttctctggTGCATGGAAATGAAACCTACTGCAAGTCAGATTCACTGTCTCTCCTTGAAAGACTGTGGTCCATGGAGGTTGAAGGGAAATCACAGGTCTGGGTGCAGCTGCTGAGAAGAAGAGAAATGAGTCTGAGGTGGTGGTCCCTGCAATCGCTGCCACCGAGGTTCCTGTGGGGATGACAGGAGGACCTGGATTTGAAGAATCCCCTGGGTCCTGGGGAGAGCTACTGCTTCCCCAAATTGCAGGTTCTCCAGTTGGGCTCGCCTTACTGCCAGGTGCCGTGGCTGCTCCGGGGTTTCCAGGAGCAGACTGACCTTTCAGAGGGCAACCCCAGCGGGATCCATTCATGACTGATCAATGATGGGAGGTTTACAAATCCTCTAGCCTTCTCAGGTGAAGCCGATCCTCAGGGACATAACTGAGCATTGCATTTCTCCAGCATGTATTCCTTCCTCCAGGGAACTGCATGTTACAGTTCCTCTCTaagatgagtgtgtgtgtgtgtgtgtgtgtgtgaagggtaCCAGCACATGTCATCCCCAAATATGTTTCTTTCGTATATGAATTATTTTGAACCAAAAGACCATTGGGAActaccagaaaaaaaggaaaaatctaaaaataggccatatattttcttttcctaaagaaAATTTGCTTTGATAAAGGCATCTCCTTCTGTCGGACCTTCTCAGTAGAGAAGATATTGGCTTAGATCTGCACAACAAAGCATACTAAACAACCCTTGTTACCACGCTTTTCCTTGTCACCGCCCATAACTCGCTTCTCCCTCTCCAGAATCCTCAAACCCCTCAACGTTGTTTAGCCTAAGATGATATGTAAACCTCGATTATCTGCCTGCTTCCTTGAGCCACATTTGACTTTGTGATCTTCCATGTGTACATGTGTAATTAAAGCTTACTTTTTCTCCTCTTAATCTTTTACCAGTTTGATTCATCAGCCCCAGCTAGTGAGCCTAAGATGAGACGAagcaaaaataattgtttttcccTCCCTTACATGTGGCATGAGCCTATATTGGGACTGGACTTAAAGAtggaagaaatacaaaaatttggAGATTAATTATGCTGGTATTTAAAAAGTCCAAATCGTATTTTTACTCATATTCTAACAAGGACTTAACTCTTCACTTCTGCCTGCAAATTTTTGATGGGTGGCTAAGAGCAAGATTAAAGACTTGGCATTCCCACCTCCATTTCACATCTATTCCCATTGCTCCAAGTCACCTTTGATTCCCAGAATCGGATCTGATCCAGTAAACATCTTGTGATGAGTTGAAGCTACCTGCCAggcaacattaatttttttttttttaaaacctgacaTGGTCAGACCTGACCAATCTTGAAATAATGAGATAATATGGAGACAGACCTCTCCTGATCAGGATCACCTGCTTTGGTATCTTTGCAAACTTTCTAGTTATGCAAACGCCCACCGGtgcctttgttcttttcttcttcttcttttttaaagagaggggaaCTAGGTGCCTttactttatgtgatgctgaggatcgaactcagtgcctcacaggtacTAGGTacatgctctcccactgagctacagccccagcctctcatTCTCCTCTTTAAAAACCTTAAAGTCATTGTCAGTCTATTGAAGATGGGGCTAAAGGGATGGACCACTTCTCTTCCCAGCAGAGCTACACTGATTAAAATTCCTTTCATGCTTTctatcatttccttttctatttgtttttagggtgAGTGGTTGGACCTAATTTTGGGGGTCTCCCGAGTCAGGCCTCTGGCCTAGGACTCAAGTAATAATATCAATGAGAAGCAGGAGTGGGAGAGGGGAGCAGGCTGCTGTCTGAGGTGTGAAGTATGTCTAGACAGCTACAAAGGGTAAGACTGCAGGGAAACAGGTGCTCCCAACACTCTAAACCTCAAAGACACTCTCAGGGCGAGAAAATATTGACCTTGCATGAAACTGGACCCTGAGATCTTTGAAACATGAGTGGACAGAGCTGGAGAATCCAGGgcaaaaacaagtttaaaaaaaaaaaaaagcattagcaTTAGCTTCCTGTGGAAAATAAGGGAagagatttctgttttctttcagaatttctttttctgtcccttttaAGTGTTTATAAATGTTATAATGGCTAAACAAGAGTCtggccagtctccaaacccagGAAAGTCCTGGGTGCCATGtgttatccttaaaaaaaaaaaaaaggtgggggataGTAAAACATCATCCCCAGATGCCCCCTTCTTTTTCCAAAAGCTCAGCCAAGCCAAGGCAGCACTAACACCCTTGGGCTGCAAAGTGCAGATACCTAGGATCTTAGAGGACCTGGCTTTCTCTTTAGCACGCTGGGAACCAGGGAAGTTTAGTGCCATCTGTCAGAAGCTCCTTTCTTCCGTATATGCTGGGAAAGTTGCTCCTTGATATGCTGCTCATGCAAGCAAACCAAAGCCGCTTATGTCACTGCTGCTGCAACCTGATGTATAAAACCTCCCTCTGCGTAGGGACAGTTGTGGAACTGAGAGCCCCGTGGAAAGAATACAGATCACTCCCGAGCCAGGCACCACTGGACAAAACAGCAAGAGGGAGGGACGGAGGAGGCGCGTGCTTGACGGAGGGGCTGCCTGTTCAGCCTGTCACCACTgaactcttcttggagcagtCACTTATCCCCGCCCCAACCCctggtactggtgattaaacccagggtgatttaccactgaattaatccacagcccttttcatttttttactttgagatgggatctcactactTCTGGAGgccggcctcaaacttgcaatgctgctgcctcagcctcctgaactgtcACTGATCATAAGTCTCACAGCCATCTCTGGACATCTTCTTTGGCCTTTTCACAACCTGCCCGCTGCCCTGGCACAGCGGGGTCATGAACTTGACATGCTATCTTTTTGGTTTGGGGGAGATGGGCATATGGAAAGACGCTCCTCTGTCTCCCGGTTTCTGTAGGAGGCTGAGTCTAACTTTGCTGGGCTCCCCCGACGCCAACATGCAAAACTACCTGTTGTTATAAAAATGTGAGAAGTTTGTTTCTCCTATGATAAAAGCCAATCCACTAACACAGGTGGTCCTCCCAATTACCATAGTTAAGATAAACTACGTGTCAGGTTATTTTATTGGAAAACCAATTATTATTTATGTTGAAAACACGTATGTTTGGATTATCTGCTTGACTAAATAGAGGAACGGAATTCCTTTCTGTCTTTGCTCTTTTAGTGGTTTTCCTATGAGGTGCATTCCATTCTGGCTTAACACTTCTTCCATAATAAAGTGTTTTCCTTTATCTATTACCATTTATAGAGAAGATTTCTGGGTtgggagattttattttttaatgctaattCCCTGACAAGAAATCATTACTGAGGCTTCCTGGTTTTTTTTGAACCTGAATGTTTATTTTCTGAGTCCTGTAGTTTTGAGGTGGTGAAGCTAACAACAAAATTATCCATTATTAGAAACATCCCTCCGGATGCAATGCTCTTCTCTGGCTTGCTTAAAGATGAGTGGCTTGGTAAGCTAATCTTTCAATGGGTATAAAGTGAAAATGGATGGCTATTGCAGATTGTGCCTAAGATGCAGTATTTCATGAAGTTGGAAAAGTCATGTGGAACCGCTGTTCTATGGCTGGCGACAAACACAGAGGTGAAAAGCAAGATCTGTTAacaatgaaaaaggagaaatgcaTCACAAGGAAAGCAGTGGTATGGTTCCTGGAGGTGGGTCCCGTGCCCCCTCTAGACTGCTGGCCCCCCCACCGTGGGCTTGGAAAAGTGAAGCAGTTGGCTTTCCTCGCTACTCCATCCAGGTCTGGGGAAAAGCTGTCAGAGGAATAAAACTAAGGGACAGCAGGGACTGTGGGATCCGGGGAAAGTCTGCCTTTACGCTGAAGGAAGGGAGGCAGGTGGGGATCCTCTGACAGCCTCAGTCCCTCCTGTGCTGCCTCCATCCTGTGCGGCCTCGATGCCACATTTGAAAACCCAATACTAGGTCCAGGCTTCAATCTACACAGGGCCTGTGATAGTCTAACTtctgtgaaatagaaaataaaacaaattatagtgcgattattttgtttttcaaaaataaaaatctcaatttgAGGTGCCGCTAATTACTATCCAATTTGCAGTGGAATCACTTTACATGGATTTTCGTCTTGTTACCTTTTCATGCTCAGATAAGGGGGAAGTGTCTAGAGTTAAGGGCTTATAAGCAATTGCTATTTTAAAGCTGGAGATATTAAgcattattaacttttttttccctagaagaaCATCCCAAATATGTCTTTTAATGATATCCAAATGTAACAAAAAGGCCTTTCTTGTGTTTAGGGGGGAAATAACCTGTAAGGTCACTTGAATGCATGTTTTAGATGAAGAGGTTAAATGTTTCTGTTTGGTAATGTGAAACATTCAAGAATTTTTgcagactttgaaaaaaaaaagtttctcagccaggcacaggggcATGCTCCTGTAATcccacgaggctgaggcaggaagagagagagttcaaaaccagcctcagcaacttagtgaggccctatttcaaaataataaaataagataaaagggctgggaatgtagctcagtggttaagtaccccaagGTTCAtgtcctggtaccaaaaaaaaaaaaattctctgaagGGAAAGTACCagggaataaaattgatcaaattatgtaaaatgcatgtaaaatgca
This region of Ictidomys tridecemlineatus isolate mIctTri1 chromosome 11, mIctTri1.hap1, whole genome shotgun sequence genomic DNA includes:
- the LOC144368394 gene encoding Fc receptor-like protein 4 isoform X1 produces the protein MLLWVSLLVLAPVHGQFAAAPRPVISLQPPWTTVFQGETVNLTCSRFHFHAPEKTEWYGKYGHTTRRETPGDTLQVRESGTYRCKVQGSLLSDPVSLTFSTGSLILQAPYSVFEGDILVLRCQQRGKEKLTSVKYTWNGKVLLVSNKSLDLFIPRASLNNSGFYQCIRFRNKKSADTSATKYIGIKELFPRPNLKVTALQPTEGNSVNLSCETHLPPERLDTPLHFIFFRDDRIVLSSWSNFSGLQIPTIWREDSGRYRCGAATVTSSIQKLSSPREILVQRVPVSQVSLETQPPGGQAIEGEMLVLVCSVAEGTGVTTFSWHREDTSETLGRKTQHSQRAELEIPVVPGSHSGGFYCTADNSYGPVQSQVVNVTVRVIPSNRNVLIAGGAAGGLLSFLFLLGVLLFFHWHRTKSGGGFWTAETRSPHTPGLGQSFHYICSAQVEPHVSCDNEGDLVYAEIQTTDPGEEGEGNTPLMPPEDKHALIVYSEVKTQLPVNSDGKVGSNDEDAEEYYENVVLM
- the LOC144368394 gene encoding Fc receptor-like protein 4 isoform X2; the encoded protein is MLLWVSLLVLAPVHGQFAAPRPVISLQPPWTTVFQGETVNLTCSRFHFHAPEKTEWYGKYGHTTRRETPGDTLQVRESGTYRCKVQGSLLSDPVSLTFSTGSLILQAPYSVFEGDILVLRCQQRGKEKLTSVKYTWNGKVLLVSNKSLDLFIPRASLNNSGFYQCIRFRNKKSADTSATKYIGIKELFPRPNLKVTALQPTEGNSVNLSCETHLPPERLDTPLHFIFFRDDRIVLSSWSNFSGLQIPTIWREDSGRYRCGAATVTSSIQKLSSPREILVQRVPVSQVSLETQPPGGQAIEGEMLVLVCSVAEGTGVTTFSWHREDTSETLGRKTQHSQRAELEIPVVPGSHSGGFYCTADNSYGPVQSQVVNVTVRVIPSNRNVLIAGGAAGGLLSFLFLLGVLLFFHWHRTKSGGGFWTAETRSPHTPGLGQSFHYICSAQVEPHVSCDNEGDLVYAEIQTTDPGEEGEGNTPLMPPEDKHALIVYSEVKTQLPVNSDGKVGSNDEDAEEYYENVVLM
- the LOC144368394 gene encoding Fc receptor-like protein 4 isoform X3, with protein sequence MLLWVSLLVLAPVHGQFAAAPRPVISLQPPWTTVFQGETVNLTCSRFHFHAPEKTEWYGKYGHTTRRETPGDTLQVRESGTYRCKVQGSLLSDPVSLTFSTGSLILQAPYSVFEGDILVLRCQQRGKEKLTSVKYTWNGKVLLVSNKSLDLFIPRASLNNSGFYQCIRFRNKKSADTSATKYIGIKELFPRPNLKVTALQPTEGNSVNLSCETHLPPERLDTPLHFIFFRDDRIVLSSWSNFSGLQIPTIWREDSGRYRCGAATVTSSIQKLSSPREILVQRVPVSQVSLETQPPGGQAIEGEMLVLVCSVAEGTGVTTFSWHREDTSETLGRKTQHSQRAELEIPVVPGSHSGGFYCTADNSYGPVQSQVVNVTVRVIPSNRNVLIAGGAAGGLLSFLFLLGVLLFFHWHRTKSGGGFWTAETRHVGMLQGLSWISVP